The genomic region CCTTTTGCGAGCGACTCTGCCATCTGCATATCAACTTTTACTGATGCATTCTTGCTGATGCCATACACACGTTTAAAGCCGTCGATTGCTTTATTGAAATCAGATTGTGATTTGCCCTCTAACATAAAGAATAAGGAGGATGCATAAGTTACCGCAGGGTTTACATAACCTTCATAAGGAGCCCACTCAGCACCAGTCATATCAATCCCCGACGACTGCAGTTGAGTGTCAATATCACCCATCATCTTGTTGTAATTGATCTGTTTTGCATCTTCCGTATTCGAAAGCTCTTGCTGTTCTTTAATAACATCAGCAAAAGATTCTGCGGCTCGGCGTTGGCGCTCTTCTGCACGATTAAATTCAACTCGCGCAACTGAAGTATCACCTTCATGCCAGAAAGACATCGCTTTATAGTGATTGGCATATACCATATCGTATTGAGTCGGCTCATAGTCGAGAACTGCATCGTTAACTAACACTGCTCCTGTAGTCTCACCTGTATTCTCAAGAGCACCTTCAGAGTTTTCATCTCGGAATGACTTTTCAGCAGAGTCAAAATACATGATAGTTCTTTGATCATTACCAGTAGCATAATTAAGAGTACCTGCTTGTAATGCCCATAAAAGATCTTCAGCTTGACCATCTTTTGGGTCAATTTCACCAGCAAGTTGCTCTGTATTGATAAGAGCGGTTGCCAAGTCACCTTTTTCTAGAGGTTCATTAAGTTTCTTATAATCGCTTTTTTGCATAAGAGTAGAGCAACCAGAAGAAACAATAACAGCGAGAGCAACAGAGCTAATTCTTAACGAATTCATTTAATTACCTTAAATTCAAGAAGATACAAACGCCATCCATAACAAGTATCAAGAAGCTCTTTTTATCCAATTAAGTGAGCTAACAATTCGGCCAGCACAATACAGTATAGAATACCAAAAGAAAACAAATAAAAGAACGGCATTCCATTAATTTTGACTGTAGTCAATATTTGAATATTAAACACAAAAAAAGCTTGAGCAGAATGATATTCTATATATATTAATTGGAAATTAGCAGTATTTGGATAAGAAAAATGAGACAACTATTGACAACGACGGCAGCCTTAACACTATCTTTAAACGCAATGGCTTTTGGCCTGCCTAAGGTAGAAGTACCAAGTGTAAGTACAGATGCGCAGAACATGATCGCAGCTCTACAAGTGATTCAAGATGGTGGCGTTGAATGTTCAGAAATTACTGACTTTAAACTAGCTTCAAATGTGAAAGGCTACCAAGTTGAATGCGATAACCAGAAAAACTACACACTGCTAGATACTAACAACGGGTTAGTACTACAAGTAAAATAGCATTAGCGTTCTAACATTGAGATTGATTTCTCATCAAATATAGAACTTAAATGAAGTAATGCTTAAAGAATAGATAGCGCTCGAATCCATTCGTGGATTAGCGCTATCTGATTTATATCGTATTGACCTTAAAACAAGCCAACCAACACGACTGACAACAGTATGCCTCCGATAAAGCTAGGGGCATGAAATGGGCGAGCTTTAGATTTTACGTACTCTATCTGAAGGTCTTCTTGATAAGTTTTGACGGCGAGTTCTTTTACGTAGTTATTTTGCATAATAAGCTCCTTTTCAATGGGTAAGAGAAGCTTAAGACTTGAAGTTAGGTTGAGGTAAAGCGAAAATTAAGATTAATTGAACACTTTATTTCGCTCAACCTTCTAATGTTTGTAAGCGTAGAAATGTAAACGACAGACAAAAAGACTAGAGCAGAGATCGGTACACACACAACTCACGATCTTCACCATGAATTTTACGTACCTGTTTCTCAACGAACTCGACACCGAGCTTTCGAATAACTGACTCTGAGCGTTTATTTTCAGACAAGTGCATCACTTCCAACTCTGTTAGTCCCAAATGAGCTTTACTGTATTCCACTAGCGCAGAAGAAGCTTCATACGCAATGCCTTGCCCCCAAAACGGAACGCCAAGCCAATAGCCAAGAATCCCAACGCCATCGACTAAGCTAGGAAAGCTGACCGCACCGATGATCTCATCGTTACCTGTAAGAGTTATCGCGTAAATCACGCCCTTTCCTTCATGGAAGAAAGACTCGTGCGTGTTAATCCATTCGACCGCCATGTTTGGTTTGTATGGATGAGGAATGGCAGCTGTCATATCCGCAATCACTTTCTCACCCGCTAGGTCAGCGACGCGCTCGCTATCACTCAACCTAAATGGCCTTAAGATTAATCGTTCTGTGATAATGTTCTGCTGCATAACCTTTCCCTCACCTATCGTCTTATAACGACTACTCAAGAATGACCCTAAAGACATCATTATTCACGCCACCCACATCCACTAATTCTCCAGTTTCCATATGAAGTGAAGTGTTTAATTGTCGAGTTGAGCGTGGCTCTTTCGTTTCTCGAATCACGAGCAGATCGACCAAGTAGCCAGAGTCTTGCTTTCGTATTGAGCCTGAAAAAGTAACACTTTCAACCCTATCCGC from Vibrio gigantis harbors:
- a CDS encoding GNAT family N-acetyltransferase, coding for MQQNIITERLILRPFRLSDSERVADLAGEKVIADMTAAIPHPYKPNMAVEWINTHESFFHEGKGVIYAITLTGNDEIIGAVSFPSLVDGVGILGYWLGVPFWGQGIAYEASSALVEYSKAHLGLTELEVMHLSENKRSESVIRKLGVEFVEKQVRKIHGEDRELCVYRSLL